In Alkalimarinus alittae, the DNA window TAGATGGCAATAAAATGTCAAAGTCCTACGGCAATATGATTGGTCTTAGGGAAGAAGCAGATACGGTTGTGAAAAAAATCAGAACCATGCAAACTGACCCGCAGCGTGTCAGACGAACCGATCCTGGTGATCCTGATAAGTGTCCAGTTTGGCAGTTGCATGAGGTTTATTCAGATACTTCGGTTAAAACATGGGTTCAAGAAGGCTGTCGTAGTGCTGGCATTGGTTGTATCGACTGTAAAAAGCCGATCATTGATGCGGTGCTAGAAGAACAAAAACCGATACATGAGCGTGCACAGCATTACGAAGAAAACCCTGAACTTGTTCGCTCAATAATTGCTGAAGGTGTTGAAACTGCTCGGGATACTGCTAAAGCAACACTAGAAGAAGTTAAACGTGCGATGGGATTATCGTATCGCTAGGGTCCATAGCAAAACAGGTTGTTATAAATGACAGTCAACGTTGATGAAAGTAATGAGGTCGTAACAGAAACACCTCACATCCAGCAAGAGATGATATTTGCTTTCGTTGATGGGAAACCCATTACCGAGATACCGCAAGATCTGTATATTCCACCTGATGCGTTGGAGGTAATGTTAGAAACATTTGAAGGGCCTCTCGATCTGTTGTTATATCTAATTCGCCGACAAAATATGGATATTCTTAATGTGAATGTCAGTAATATTGCGCGGCAATACATGGAATACATCGCCTTAATGAAGGCCATGCGGTTTGAGTTAGCGGCAGAATATCTGCTGATGGCCGCAATGCTAGCTGAGATAAAGTCTCGAATGTTGCTTCCTCGCCATGAAGGGAGTGATGAAGACGAAGATGACCCAAGAGCAGAACTGATTAGGCGCTTACAGCAGTATGAGCGCTTTAAACAAGCTGCTGAAGAGTTAGATGAACTTCCTCGGGTAGGGCGAGATACGTATATTAGTGAAGTCGCACCACCCGCGCTAAATGATCAAAAAAGGCATCCAGACTTATCATTGCAAGAATTGATGCTCGCGTTTAGTGAGGTACTACGAAGATCCGATATGTTTGAAAGTCACCAAATAGAAAAAGAAACGCTTTCAACGCGTGAGAAAATGGCTCACGTGCTAAGTCAGTTATCAGCGGACCGATTTACAGCCTTTGAAACGCTGTTTAATATAGAAGAAGGGCGATTAGGCGTTGTTGTTACATTTTTAGCAGTAATGGAGCTGATTAAAGAACAGTTGGTCGAGCTTGTTCAGAATGAGTCATTTGGGCCTATTCATCTTAAAGCGAGAGTGCAATGAGTAACGCTGCTAAAGAGTCTGTTCAGAAAAAAGCCCCGCGAAGCACTAAGGCCTCGCGTAACAAAGTAAGAAATATCGTCGAAGCAGCATTATTATCAGTCGGAAAAGCCATAGAAGTTGACCGTTTAGCTGAACTTTTTGATGAGTCTGAACGGCCTACAAAGCAAGCGCTTAGGGTTGCACTTGAAGAAATTACTGTAGACTGTGAAGATAAAGGGTATGAGCTGGTTAAGGTAGCGAGTGGCTATCGATTTCAGGTGAAACAGGATTTTTCTCCTTGGGTCAGCAAACTATGGGAAGAAAGGCCTCAGCGCTATAGTCGAGCTTTATTAGAAACGTTAGCGCTAATAGCCTACCGGCAACCCATCACGCGAGGTGATATAGAGGATATTCGAGGTGTTGCTGTTAGTTCGAATATAATAAAAACACTATTGGAACGCAGTTGGGTTAGAGTTGTAGGCCATAAAGACGTACCCGGTAAACCAGCGCTGTATGCAACAACCCGGCAATTTCTTGACTATTTTAATCTTCAGGGGCTTGACCAATTACCACCACTTTCTGAAATCAGAGATCTCGAAGCGATTGGCTTGGAGATAGAAAAACAAATGCAGTCTTCGGGTGGCACTGACGAATCTCTCGATTTTGAAAGTACCGCCCGTTCAACAGAATTCAGTGATAGTGACGACTCGTCCATTCACTAATATTACATAACTTTTTGGTTGTTAAAAATGACGTCTGATACATCGAACACCCCATCAACAAACACTTCTTCAAGTTCGCTTGCAGGGGAACGGTTACAAAAACTATTGGCTCAAGCGGGTGTAGGCTCCAGAAGAGAAATAGAAGCCTGGATTAAAGCGGGTCGTATCTCTCTTAACGGAGAGACAGCCAAGCTAGGTGATAGAGCCGTATTCACTGATACCATTACGCTGGATGACAAGCCGGTTAAAATGGATCGGGGTGAAATGTCTGCCCGTAGAATTCTTATTTACAATAAACCAGAAGGTGAGGTGAGTACCAGAAACGACCCTGAAGGAAGACCTACTGTTTTTGATCGACTGCCACCACTTAAAGGCCAACGTTGGATCATTGTGGGTCGATTAGATATTAATACCTCGGGCCTGCTACTGTTTACGACAGATGGTGAGTTAGCTAACCGCCTTATGCATCCCTCTAACGAGATTGATCGTGAATATGCTGTGCGTATTAAAGGTGATGTTGATGACGAGATGATCGCCCGACTGAAGCAAGGTGTATTACTCGAAGATGGAATGGCTAAATTTACGGATATTCATGACTCTGGTGGTACGGGGCTTAATCATTGGTTTCATGTCGTGCTTATGGAAGGGCGAAACCGTGAAGTAAGACGTTTATGGGCTTCCCAAGGCGTATCGGTTAGCCGTCTTAAACGTGTAAGATTCGGTTGTATGTTTATGCCGTCAAGACTTAAAGTTGGACATTTTGAAGAGTTAGGCCAAAAAGATGCGGATAACCTTTGTGCGATGGTCGGTTTAAAGTCGAAGCCTATTACTAAGAAGAAGCCAAAAGATATTGAAAAGTTAAAAAGACAAAGTAATAAAAAAGCGAAGCCTGTATTTGAAGGTAGGCGCAGCGGTAAGCCAGGGGCAGGTGGGCGCAAAAAGAAATAGCTCAACATAGATTAGGGTTGAGTGACTCGATTTAACGACTGATCACTGCGATGATTTGGACGGGGGAGTGCGTTACGTACTCCCCTGAGATCTATTGGATTAGGCCGACTGTTGATCTTTGTTGTCAGAGATCCTGTTAAGTGAACCTGATAATTCTGCAGACACGACCCTGTTTCGACCACTGTTTTTTGCTTCATAGAGTGCTTTATCTGATCTTTCTAATAATGAATCTAGATCTTCATTGTTTTTAAATGTGGCGGTGCCAAGGCTGATGGTGAGCGGTATTATTTTATCGCCATGTACAAATCGAGTCTTGTTGACAGACTGCCTTAAGCGTTCAGCAATAATTCGCGCGCCTACTTCTGTTGTTTTATTCAGCAGCACAATAAATTCTTCTCCACCGCTTCTAAAGCATAAATCGCTTTTTCTAGCAGAGTTGATCATACACTCTACCAGTTGTTTCAATATACCATCACCTGCAGCATGGCCATGCTGATCGTTGATATTTTTAAAATGATCAATATCGACTGTAATGATGGATAGTGGGTGGTTATGACGCCTTGATAGTTCCGCTTCTCGCGTTAAGGCAATATCGAGCGCTCTTTTGTTTCCGCAACTTGTTAGAGAGTCCTGAAGTGCTGCATCTAATGCATGTTTATACATTAGTGCATTTTTAAGTGGGTAGACCAAGGTGCTCATTAATCTCTCAAGAATAGCGAGCTCTTCTTCTTTAAACTTTTTTGATCGTGTCAGGCTGACTTCGCCTAGGTTCTCATTTTGTAGCTTTAATTTGTAATTGCAGGAGTGCGCCGCACGTTTCTCAGACGTAATATAACTGCCGACGGTTTCGCAATTGTATTCGAATTGATCAAAACTAATGAGTTTGCCAACCTCTTCTACAAACATATTAATGATATGTTTTATGTCTAATGTCGTTTGCAAGCGGCGTGTTAGACGGGAAATGATGTCATCACTGTCTTTTAAATGTTGGGTTAGCTCGTTATAAGTCGAAACTAGACGAGCCTTTGTAAAGTCAATAGTGTCCGCTTTTTTGTATGTAGTCATTCTCTCACTCCCGAATAGCGGCAAATTACTGCTATAAGTGCACGTTATCGTTACTTTCGGGTGTTTAAGCGATATTCATGCCATTAAGGTATTATCTATCTAAAACAGATGGTTGTGGTATTATTGGATGGACGGTTATTGCCGGTCGGCAAAAAAATGACGCTATTGTGGTATGTTTTTTGTTCGGCTAATCAGCGAACTATATCACCGTAGTGATAATACTATGTGGTAAAATCATCTTAATTTTAGTTTCTAGGTTAATATCCCTAATGAGATTTCAGGCACCCGAGAGTCTGTCCGAACAGATAGCACAACATATAGGTCTTCGTATAATAAGGGCCGAATTAAAGCCAAAAGAAAGGATTCAAGAATTAAAAGTCGCTAAAGATCTTGATGTAAGTCGAGGATCAGTACGCGAGGCATTATTAATTCTTGAGCGACGGCATTTAATTAATATCTTTCCTAGAAAGGGCGCGATGGTATCTGAGCTATCGGCTCACCATATTAATTGCCTGTATGATATTTATATCAATCTTTTATCAATGTTGGTGACAACCTTTGCAATATTGTGGAAAGAAGGCGACTTGGATGAAATGATAGGTAAGATTGAGGCGATTAATAAATTAACATCATCACCAGATAAGCCCGTTGATGAAATCGTAGAATTAGGTTTTGAGTTAGTTAGCCTGACGTATCCTATCGTCAATAATTCATATCTTGAAGAAACGCTTGAGAACTTTAAGCCTGGTGTCAGTAGAACTTATTATTTAGCCATGAAACCAAGACAAGAGCAGCTCCATAAAACCAAGGCGTTCTTTAATAACCTAGTGTCTGCTGTACTAAAACGAGATCAAGCTGAAATAGAGCGTATTGTCATCGAGTATGGTGAGCTTCAAAGGTCTCTCGCGCTACAAGAGCTAAAAAAAGCGACTACAGAGACTCACAACGCCTATTTTACCTGACTATTTCTTAGGTCAAAAAATGCGTTAAATACTCAATAATGGTGCCGTTATTGAACATAGCCGTTTATGAAAGAAAGATCCTCAAAGGTAGATAAATGAGACTAAAATCGATCAAGCTTGCAGGTTTTAAATCATTTGTCGACCCCACCACCGTGTCGTTTCCAACCAATCTCTCTGCTGTTGTTGGCCCAAATGGTTGCGGCAAATCTAATGTGATTGATGCGGTAAGGTGGGTCATGGGTGAAAGTTCAGCAAAACACTTGCGGGGCGAATCTATGACAGATGTTATCTTTAATGGTTCCAATGGACGCAAGCCTGTTGGTCAGGCATCGATTGAACTAGTGTTCGATAATACTGAAGGTAAACTGGTCGGAGAGTTTGCTCAATTTAATGAGATATCGATCAGACGAAAAGTCACCCGAGAAGCGCAATCATTTTACTATTTAAATGGTACAAAATGCCGACGACGCGATATTACTGACCTGTTTTTAGGTACAGGTTTAGGGCCCAGAAGTTATGCGATCATAGAGCAAGGAATGATCTCTAAACTCATTGAGTCGAAACCAGAAGAGCTTAGGGTTTTTTTAGAAGAAGCCGCAGGTATATCAAAATATAAAGAACGAAGAAAAGACACCGAACGGCGAATGAAGCGGACGGAAGAAAACCTAGACCGCCTTGCCGATATTCGCGAAGAGCTAGAAAGACAGCTATCACACCTACACAAACAAGCTCAGGCCGCAGAAAAGTATACTGAATTAAAGAAAGAAGAAAGGCTTAAAAATGCACAGCTCAATGCACTTAAATGGCGTGACCTAGATCGAAAACTGAGTGAAAAATCAACTCAAGTGCAAGGGTTAGAGCTTCGGCTAGAAGAAGTGTTATATGCGCGTACCGCGAACGATACACTATCAGAGCAATTGCGCATCGAGCATCATGATTCTAGCGAAAAGTTTAACAAAGTACAGGCTCTTTATTACGAGTCGGGCGCAGAAATTGCTCGGGTTGAGCAAAGCCTTCAGCACCAAAAAGAGCGAGCAGCACAGTTACAAAAAGAACTCCAAGACGTGGTGTCGTCAGTTAATGAACTTAAAGAAGAGTTAGATGCCGATCAATTGCGTCTCGATGAGATTGTGATTGAGTATGAAGAGCTTGTTCCAGAATTAGAAGAAAGTAACGCGCAGTCAGACGAGTCAGCAGAAAGGCTGGCGGTCATGGAAGATGAAATGCAGCGTTGGCAGCATGACTGGGAGCAGTTTAATCAATTATCGTCTGACGCACGTCAGCGCGCTGAAGTAGAGCAGTCAAGAATAAAACAAAGTGAACTGTCATTGTTGCGTATCGGAGATAAAATAACACGATTGCAAGAAGAGTTGATGACGCTAGAAGATCAGAGTGATCAGGGGATTCTTGAAGAGCTAAAAGAACAAATTGCAGAAAAAGATATCGTAGTCGAGGATGCCCGAGAGCTAAGGTTAGACGCGTCTGACATCATTACAGCGAGTCGCGAATCAATTAATCAGCTAGAGCAGATACTGGCCGAAAATCGCAATAAATACCAACAGAATACCGGTGAATTAGCCTCAAAAATAGCGCTTCAAAAAGGCGCTCTTGGTGATGATGATCAAGAGCGAATCAGCTGGTTTCAGCAGCAAGGTATTAATACAGATGCGACACTTGCTCGACAACTGAAAGTGAGCGGCGGCTGGGATACTGCTGTAGAG includes these proteins:
- a CDS encoding GntR family transcriptional regulator, which encodes MRFQAPESLSEQIAQHIGLRIIRAELKPKERIQELKVAKDLDVSRGSVREALLILERRHLINIFPRKGAMVSELSAHHINCLYDIYINLLSMLVTTFAILWKEGDLDEMIGKIEAINKLTSSPDKPVDEIVELGFELVSLTYPIVNNSYLEETLENFKPGVSRTYYLAMKPRQEQLHKTKAFFNNLVSAVLKRDQAEIERIVIEYGELQRSLALQELKKATTETHNAYFT
- the rluB gene encoding 23S rRNA pseudouridine(2605) synthase RluB, whose amino-acid sequence is MTSDTSNTPSTNTSSSSLAGERLQKLLAQAGVGSRREIEAWIKAGRISLNGETAKLGDRAVFTDTITLDDKPVKMDRGEMSARRILIYNKPEGEVSTRNDPEGRPTVFDRLPPLKGQRWIIVGRLDINTSGLLLFTTDGELANRLMHPSNEIDREYAVRIKGDVDDEMIARLKQGVLLEDGMAKFTDIHDSGGTGLNHWFHVVLMEGRNREVRRLWASQGVSVSRLKRVRFGCMFMPSRLKVGHFEELGQKDADNLCAMVGLKSKPITKKKPKDIEKLKRQSNKKAKPVFEGRRSGKPGAGGRKKK
- a CDS encoding segregation and condensation protein A yields the protein MTVNVDESNEVVTETPHIQQEMIFAFVDGKPITEIPQDLYIPPDALEVMLETFEGPLDLLLYLIRRQNMDILNVNVSNIARQYMEYIALMKAMRFELAAEYLLMAAMLAEIKSRMLLPRHEGSDEDEDDPRAELIRRLQQYERFKQAAEELDELPRVGRDTYISEVAPPALNDQKRHPDLSLQELMLAFSEVLRRSDMFESHQIEKETLSTREKMAHVLSQLSADRFTAFETLFNIEEGRLGVVVTFLAVMELIKEQLVELVQNESFGPIHLKARVQ
- a CDS encoding GGDEF domain-containing protein, translated to MTTYKKADTIDFTKARLVSTYNELTQHLKDSDDIISRLTRRLQTTLDIKHIINMFVEEVGKLISFDQFEYNCETVGSYITSEKRAAHSCNYKLKLQNENLGEVSLTRSKKFKEEELAILERLMSTLVYPLKNALMYKHALDAALQDSLTSCGNKRALDIALTREAELSRRHNHPLSIITVDIDHFKNINDQHGHAAGDGILKQLVECMINSARKSDLCFRSGGEEFIVLLNKTTEVGARIIAERLRQSVNKTRFVHGDKIIPLTISLGTATFKNNEDLDSLLERSDKALYEAKNSGRNRVVSAELSGSLNRISDNKDQQSA
- the scpB gene encoding SMC-Scp complex subunit ScpB gives rise to the protein MSNAAKESVQKKAPRSTKASRNKVRNIVEAALLSVGKAIEVDRLAELFDESERPTKQALRVALEEITVDCEDKGYELVKVASGYRFQVKQDFSPWVSKLWEERPQRYSRALLETLALIAYRQPITRGDIEDIRGVAVSSNIIKTLLERSWVRVVGHKDVPGKPALYATTRQFLDYFNLQGLDQLPPLSEIRDLEAIGLEIEKQMQSSGGTDESLDFESTARSTEFSDSDDSSIH